A stretch of the Lolium perenne isolate Kyuss_39 chromosome 3, Kyuss_2.0, whole genome shotgun sequence genome encodes the following:
- the LOC127339759 gene encoding cytosolic sulfotransferase 5, with product MGEVDGLATYEALASSLPTCRGLGRAPYRIYGNFMYPAHLMASTLAMRDAFVARPTDVVLATMPKSGTTWLKALVFAVARRNHHAPDDARHPLLCFSPHDLVPFLHTLYESHRRPDPPSSRLEEEEMPPPRILAVHAPFSLLQASSVAESRCRIVYLCRDPKDVLVSFWHYIHKAAPPSSGAACSPPFPDAFELFCDGVSPFGPVWDHMAEYWKESVARPEEVMFLRYEHLKKDTVGSVKQLAEFLGCPFTVDEVARGVPEAVVALCSMDRMRSVKANRDGEHGVGWTFKNSAFFRKGEVGDWKELMTPEMARRIDAIVEEKLRGSGLSMIP from the coding sequence ATGGGCGAGGTGGACGGCTTGGCGACGTACGAGGCGCTCGCCTCCTCCCTTCCGACGTGCCGAGGCCTCGGGCGTGCTCCGTACCGCATATACGGCAACTTCATGTACCCGGCGCACCTCATGGCGTCGACGCTCGCCATGCGAGACGCCTTCGTCGCCCGCCCCACCGACGTCGTCCTCGCCACCATGCCCAAATCCGGCACCACGTGGCTCAAGGCCCTAGTCTTCGCCGTCGCCCGCCGCAACCACCAcgcgccggacgacgcgcgccaccCGCTCCTCTGCTTCAGCCCGCACGACCTCGTCCCATTCCTGCACACCCTCTACGAAAGCCACCGCCGCCCGGACCCTCCCAGCTCGCGCCTCGAGGAGgaggagatgccgccgccgcgcaTCCTGGCGGTGCACGCGCCCTTCTCGCTCCTGCAGGCGTCGTCTGTGGCGGAGTCCAGGTGCCGCATCGTGTACCTCTGCCGAGACCCTAAGGACGTGCTCGTCTCGTTCTGGCACTACATCCACAAGGCCGCGCCTCCGAGCTCCGGCGCCGCCTGCTCGCCGCCGTTCCCCGATGCATTCGAACTGTTCTGCGACGGCGTCTCGCCCTTCGGACCAGTGTGGGACCATATGGCCGAGTACTGGAAGGAGAGCGTGGCGCGGCCGGAGGAGGTCATGTTCCTCCGGTACGAGCACCTCAAGAAAGACACCGTGGGGAGCGTGAAGCAGCTGGCGGAGTTCCTCGGCTGCCCGTTCACCGTCGACGAGGTGGCCAGAGGCGTCCCCGAGGCGGTCGTGGCGCTGTGCAGCATGGACCGGATGAGGAGCGTCAAGGCCAACCGGGACGGCGAGCACGGGGTTGGCTGGACTTTCAAGAATTCGGCCTTCTTCAGAAAGGGAGAGGTTGGGGATTGGAAGGAGCTCATGACGCCCGAGATGGCGCGCAGGATTGACGCCATCGTGGAGGAAAAGCTGCGAGGCTCTGGACTCTCCATGATCCCGTAG
- the LOC127343067 gene encoding putative FBD-associated F-box protein At5g22720 isoform X1: MATATSHPSKRRTGGGEEPSGDRADFISNLPDAVLGTIVSLLPTKDGCRTQALSRRWRPIWRSAPLNLEADRGFSEQVVSKILSGHLGPARRISLNKIRRLPHRYQADDDRSNGWLTPNLQELELVHRFDCRRNSLPHSVFRLAPALRVARFGLCHLPPNLAVDFPHLKQLTLHMVSLTEETLRGVLSGSPALESLLLDQNVGVSSLRISSPTLRSIGFCALWNKQVVAGVVNVQEMVIEDAPCLERLLPLNPDYGPATIRVIRAPKLKILGSLSCGILQLQLRTTVFKEMVAVSLTTIMRTVKVLVLDNFGPGLNAALDFLKCFPCLERLYVVLELWRARMDMKYASLSYCPIECLELHLKKVALKVYYGEGPEVDFARFFVLNAKVLEKMEFGLVGGHDDKWWGNKYKQLLVEYRASRAARFEFKSFSTSTSQDNKECTHDLSLADPFDASFLDGYVTL; the protein is encoded by the exons ATGGCGACGGCGACGTCGCACCCTTCCAAGAGGCGAACTGGCGGCGGCGAAGAACCGTCTGGCGACCGAGCCGATTTCATCAGCAACCTCCCCGACGCGGTCCTCGGCACCATCGTGTCCCTCCTCCCCACCAAGGATGGCTGCCGCACGCAGGCTCTCTCCCGCCGGTGGCGCCCCATCTGGCGGTCGGCGCCTCTCAACCTCGAGGCCGACCGCGGCTTCTCCGAGCAGGTCGTCTCCAAGATCCTCTCGGGCCACCTCGGCCCTGCCCGCCGTATCTCCCTAAACAAAATCCGGCGTCTCCCCCACCGCTACCAAGCTGACGACGACAGGAGCAATGGCTGGCTCACACCCAATCTCCAAGAGCTCGAGCTCGTCCACAGATTCGATTGCCGCCGCAACTCGCTGCCTCACTCAGTGTTTCGCCTCGCGCCCGCGCTCCGTGTTGCCAGGTTTGGGCTCTGCCATCTGCCGCCCAACTTGGCAGTGGATTTTCCGCACCTCAAGCAACTCACCCTGCACATGGTCAGCTTGACAGAGGAGACTCTTCGCGGCGTGCTCTCCGGCAGCCCTGCACTAGAGAGCCTTCTGCTGGACCAGAATGTAGGCGTTTCCAGCCTCCGCATCAGCTCCCCAACCCTCAGGAGCATCGGCTTTTGTGCTCTTTGGAACAAGCAGGTAGTCGCTGGCGTTGTCAATGTCCAAGAGATGGTTATTGAGGACGCTCCTTGCCTCGAGAGACTTCTACCACTCAATCCAGACTATGGTCCGGCGACCATCCGGGTAATCAGGGCTCCTAAACTGAAGATATTGGGTTCGCTGAGTTGCGGCATATTACAGCTCCAACTTAGAACAACAGTATTTAAG GAAATGGTTGCCGTCAGCTTGACAACCATAATGCGCACCGTGAAGGTGTTGGTTCTTGATAATTTTGGCCCTGGTCTAAATGCAGCTCTTGACTTTCTCAAGTGCTTCCCCTGCTTGGAGCGGTTGTACGTCGTT TTAGAATTATGGAGAGCGAGGATGGATATGAAGTATGCCTCACTAAGTTATTGTCCAATTGAATGCCTTGAGCTACATCTGAAAAAAGTTGCGTTGAAGGTCTACTATGGTGAGGGTCCAGAGGTTGACTTTGCCAGGTTCTTTGTTTTAAATGCGAAAGTGCTAGAGAAAATGGAATTTGGACTCGTAGGTGGCCATGATGACAAATGGTGGGGTAATAAGTACAAGCAGCTCCTAGTGGAATATCGAGCTTCCCGCGCTGCTCGATTtgaattcaaaagtttttctacgagtacttccCAAGACAACAAGGAGTGTACCCATGATCTGTCGCTAGCTGATCCATTTGATGCCTCCTTCTTGGATGGATATGTTACCCTTTGA
- the LOC127343067 gene encoding F-box/FBD/LRR-repeat protein At3g26920 isoform X2, whose amino-acid sequence MATATSHPSKRRTGGGEEPSGDRADFISNLPDAVLGTIVSLLPTKDGCRTQALSRRWRPIWRSAPLNLEADRGFSEQVVSKILSGHLGPARRISLNKIRRLPHRYQADDDRSNGWLTPNLQELELVHRFDCRRNSLPHSVFRLAPALRVASLTEETLRGVLSGSPALESLLLDQNVGVSSLRISSPTLRSIGFCALWNKQVVAGVVNVQEMVIEDAPCLERLLPLNPDYGPATIRVIRAPKLKILGSLSCGILQLQLRTTVFKEMVAVSLTTIMRTVKVLVLDNFGPGLNAALDFLKCFPCLERLYVVLELWRARMDMKYASLSYCPIECLELHLKKVALKVYYGEGPEVDFARFFVLNAKVLEKMEFGLVGGHDDKWWGNKYKQLLVEYRASRAARFEFKSFSTSTSQDNKECTHDLSLADPFDASFLDGYVTL is encoded by the exons ATGGCGACGGCGACGTCGCACCCTTCCAAGAGGCGAACTGGCGGCGGCGAAGAACCGTCTGGCGACCGAGCCGATTTCATCAGCAACCTCCCCGACGCGGTCCTCGGCACCATCGTGTCCCTCCTCCCCACCAAGGATGGCTGCCGCACGCAGGCTCTCTCCCGCCGGTGGCGCCCCATCTGGCGGTCGGCGCCTCTCAACCTCGAGGCCGACCGCGGCTTCTCCGAGCAGGTCGTCTCCAAGATCCTCTCGGGCCACCTCGGCCCTGCCCGCCGTATCTCCCTAAACAAAATCCGGCGTCTCCCCCACCGCTACCAAGCTGACGACGACAGGAGCAATGGCTGGCTCACACCCAATCTCCAAGAGCTCGAGCTCGTCCACAGATTCGATTGCCGCCGCAACTCGCTGCCTCACTCAGTGTTTCGCCTCGCGCCCGCGCTCCGTGTTGCCAG CTTGACAGAGGAGACTCTTCGCGGCGTGCTCTCCGGCAGCCCTGCACTAGAGAGCCTTCTGCTGGACCAGAATGTAGGCGTTTCCAGCCTCCGCATCAGCTCCCCAACCCTCAGGAGCATCGGCTTTTGTGCTCTTTGGAACAAGCAGGTAGTCGCTGGCGTTGTCAATGTCCAAGAGATGGTTATTGAGGACGCTCCTTGCCTCGAGAGACTTCTACCACTCAATCCAGACTATGGTCCGGCGACCATCCGGGTAATCAGGGCTCCTAAACTGAAGATATTGGGTTCGCTGAGTTGCGGCATATTACAGCTCCAACTTAGAACAACAGTATTTAAG GAAATGGTTGCCGTCAGCTTGACAACCATAATGCGCACCGTGAAGGTGTTGGTTCTTGATAATTTTGGCCCTGGTCTAAATGCAGCTCTTGACTTTCTCAAGTGCTTCCCCTGCTTGGAGCGGTTGTACGTCGTT TTAGAATTATGGAGAGCGAGGATGGATATGAAGTATGCCTCACTAAGTTATTGTCCAATTGAATGCCTTGAGCTACATCTGAAAAAAGTTGCGTTGAAGGTCTACTATGGTGAGGGTCCAGAGGTTGACTTTGCCAGGTTCTTTGTTTTAAATGCGAAAGTGCTAGAGAAAATGGAATTTGGACTCGTAGGTGGCCATGATGACAAATGGTGGGGTAATAAGTACAAGCAGCTCCTAGTGGAATATCGAGCTTCCCGCGCTGCTCGATTtgaattcaaaagtttttctacgagtacttccCAAGACAACAAGGAGTGTACCCATGATCTGTCGCTAGCTGATCCATTTGATGCCTCCTTCTTGGATGGATATGTTACCCTTTGA
- the LOC127343069 gene encoding uncharacterized protein has product MVNLVEAQKPLLHFLIRLAGLRQHTVDVDGAGTELTFWVPKDKIPKDKSTVREITPEAAAGKTTDKAPAAERPAVVLVHGFAAEGIVTWQFQAGVLAKHYDVYIPDLLYFGGSTSPSSDRSPAFQAECLAAALGKLGVERCTVVGFSYGGMVAFKMAEARPDLVRSLVVSGSVVAMTDSISETTLERIGVKSSAELLLPDSVKGLKALLSIATHRNLWFPERLYRDYLQVMFTNRKERAELLEGLVVSNKDATVPVLPQKILLLWGENDNIFNIELAKTMKEQLGEKTMLQSIDKAGHLVHLERPCVYNRLLKEFLAHVNAEAPNKE; this is encoded by the exons ATGGTGAACCTGGTGGAGGCGCAGAAGCCGTTGCTGCACTTCCTGATCAGGCTGGCCGGGCTCCGGCAGCACACGGTCGACGTCGACGGCGCCGGGACGGAGCTCACTTTCTGGGTGCCCAAGGACAAgatccccaaggacaagtccaccgtgCGCGAGATCACGCCCGAAGCTGCCGCCGGGAAGACCACCGACAAGGCGCCGGCGGCAGAGAGGCCGGCCGTCGTCCTCGTGCACGGCTTCGCCGCCGAAGGCATTGTCACCTGGCAGTTCCAG GCTGGCGTGCTGGCGAAGCACTACGACGTGTACATCCCGGACCTGCTCTACTTCGGCGGCTCCACATCGCCGTCGTCGGACCGGTCCCCGGCGTTCCAGGCGGAGTGCCTGGCGGCGGCGCTGGGGAAGCTGGGCGTGGAGCGGTGCACGGTGGTTGGGTTCAGCTACGGCGGGATGGTGGCCTTCAAGATGGCCGAGGCGCGCCCGGACCTCGTCCGCTCGCTCGTCGTGTCGGGCTCCGTCGTCGCCATGACCGACTCCATCAGCGAGACCACCCTCGAGAGGATCGGCGTCAAGTCGTCCGCCGAGCTGCTGCTGCCGGACTCCGTCAAGGGGCTCAAGGCGCTGCTCTCCATCGCCACGCACAGGAACCTCTGGTTCCCGGAGCGCCTCTACAGGGACTACCTCCAG GTGATGTTCACCAACCGCAAGGAAAGAGCGGAGCTGCTGGAAGGTTTGGTGGTCAGCAACAAAGACGCCACAGTGCCCGTCTTGCCACAG AAAATACTTCTGCTCTGGGGAGAGAACGACAACATCTTCAACATCGAGCTCGCAAAGACAATGAAAGA ACAGCTCGGTGAGAAGACGATGCTGCAGAGCATAGACAAGGCTGGGCATCTCGTGCACCTCGAGAGGCCCTGTGTCTACAACCGCCTCCTCAAGGAGTTCTTGGCGCACGTCAATGCTGAAGCTCCCAATAAGGAGTGA